From the Actinomadura luzonensis genome, the window GAGATCCGCGGCGTGATGGGCCCCGACGAGTACCACGAGAGCTACCCGGGCGCCGCCACGCCCGGCCTGGACAACAACGCCTACACCAACGTCATGACCGCCTGGCTGCTGATGCGCGCTCACGAGACCGTCCACCTGGTGCCCGAGCTGGCTCCGGACGCGGCCGAGCTGAAGCGCTGGGACGACATCAGCCGCCGCCTGCGGGTCGACTTCCACGACGGCGTCATCAGTCAGTTCACCGGCTACGGCGACCTGGAGGAGCTGGACTGGGAGCGCTACGGGGGCGTGCGCCGCCTGGACCGGGCGCTGGAGGCCGCCGGCGACGACGTCAACCGCTACAAGGCCTCCAAGCAGGCCGACACGCTCATGCTGTTCTACCTGCTGACCGCCGAGGAGCTGACCGGCCTGCTGGACCGGCTCGGCTGTCCCGCCAAGCCGGACCTGATCCCCCGCACGATCGCCTACTACCTGGAGCGCACCAGCCATGGCTCGACGCTGAGCGCGGTGGTGCACGCCTGGGTGCTGGCCCGCTCGGACCGGGCGCGTTCCTGGCGCTTCTTCACCGAGGCGCTCCACAGCGACGTCAGGGACGTGCAGGGCGGCACCACCGCCGAGGGCATCCACCTGGGCGCCATGGGCGGCACGCTGGACCTGCTGCAACGCTGTTACCTGGGGCTGGAGCTGCGCCGGGACGGGCTGCGGCTGGACCCGCTGCTGCCCGACCGGCTCGGCCTGCTGTCCCTGCCGATCCGCTTCCGCGAGCGGCAGGTCTTCATCGACGCCGACCACCGGGAGGCCCGCATCAACGGCAGCCCGCGGCGCTCCTACCGACGGGGGGAACCCATCATGACCGGAACCGGTGATCTCGGCCGGCGCCTCATCCACCACCGCGAACGGCTCGGCCTGACCCGCGACCAGGTCGCCGAGCGCGCCGAGATGTCGCCCGGCTACCTCAAGTACCTGGAGGAGAACGCCGACACGCCGGACACGGGGGCGCTGTACCGGCTGGCCGACGCCCTCGGCACCACCACCGACGAGTTGCTCGGCGGCGGGCGCGACCGGCCTCCCGGGCACGGCCCGGCCAGGGCGCACCCGTCGCTGGAGGTGCTGGACGAGGAGGAGTGCCGGCGGCTGATCCAGCCGGGCGGGATCGGGCGGGTGGCCTTCAGCGGCTCCCACGGGCCGACGGTGCTGCCGGTCAACTACAAGGTGCACGAGGGCGCGGTGGTCTTCCGCACCGCCTACGGCGGCCCGCTGGACCGGGACCTGCGCAGCGGGGTGGCCGGCGTCGACATCAAGATCGCCTTCGAGGTGGACCGCATCGACGAGGCCGCCCGGGAGGGGTGGAGCGTGCTGGTGCAGGGGGCCGCGCACCACGTCCCTGAGGAGGAGGCGGCGGCCGTGACGGGCGCGGGGGTGACGCCGTGGGCGGGCGGCGAGCGCCACCTGTACGTGCGGATCGTCCCGCAGCAGATC encodes:
- a CDS encoding pyridoxamine 5'-phosphate oxidase family protein, producing the protein MTAWTLAYEGFDPGGEGLREALCTLGNGRFATRGATPDGRLRTPGTYVAGCYDRLDSVVAGRTVTNEDIVNLPDWLPLTFATPDSGWFEPERAELPRYRHELDMRRGVLLRELRWRDPAGRLTLVRQRRVVSMADPYLAALESTFTAENWSGPLRVRATLDGRVANDGVARYRDLRGDHLTCHDTGTQDDLAWLSAVTRSSRITVALAGRIDAPEGAQRWPAEREPGRISSEHVLELAEGVPVTLTKTVALTTSRDHAVHDARSAALRHVRRAPAFAGLLARHAAAWERLWHRARLDVDGPELSQLVHLHIFHLLQTLSPHTADLDAGVPARGLHGEAYRGHVFWDELFVLPWLSLRFPEISRGLLRYRWRRLPEARDAAAAAGLAGAMFPWQSGSDGREETQTVHLNPASGRWLPDHSRLQRHVGLAIAYNVWQHYLATGSMPSWCAELLLEIARCFASMAVRHGDRYEIRGVMGPDEYHESYPGAATPGLDNNAYTNVMTAWLLMRAHETVHLVPELAPDAAELKRWDDISRRLRVDFHDGVISQFTGYGDLEELDWERYGGVRRLDRALEAAGDDVNRYKASKQADTLMLFYLLTAEELTGLLDRLGCPAKPDLIPRTIAYYLERTSHGSTLSAVVHAWVLARSDRARSWRFFTEALHSDVRDVQGGTTAEGIHLGAMGGTLDLLQRCYLGLELRRDGLRLDPLLPDRLGLLSLPIRFRERQVFIDADHREARINGSPRRSYRRGEPIMTGTGDLGRRLIHHRERLGLTRDQVAERAEMSPGYLKYLEENADTPDTGALYRLADALGTTTDELLGGGRDRPPGHGPARAHPSLEVLDEEECRRLIQPGGIGRVAFSGSHGPTVLPVNYKVHEGAVVFRTAYGGPLDRDLRSGVAGVDIKIAFEVDRIDEAAREGWSVLVQGAAHHVPEEEAAAVTGAGVTPWAGGERHLYVRIVPQQITGRRIHGM